A window of the Desulforapulum autotrophicum HRM2 genome harbors these coding sequences:
- the gap gene encoding type I glyceraldehyde-3-phosphate dehydrogenase: protein MGIKLGINGFGRIGRLAFRAALKRSDLEVVAINDLSDTKTMAHLLQFDSVHGRLDATITTTEDTMVVNDRTIKVCSLKDPGQIPWKDAGVDIVLECTGIFRDREGAGKHLKAGAAKVIISAPAVDPDSTIVMGVNHDTYDPEKHDIISNASCTTNCLAPVAKVLLENFGIVSGMMTTVHAYTGDQRLLDFPHKDLRRARSAALSMIPTTTGAAKAVALVLPELKGKLNGLSVRVPTPNVSLVDLVVVVEKANVTREEVNQALERASKSDLAGILDYCELPLVSIDYNGSPFSSIVDAMSTDVIQNMVKIYAWYDNESGYSHRLIDLAALVGKSL from the coding sequence GTGGGAATTAAACTTGGAATCAACGGTTTCGGTAGAATCGGCAGACTGGCGTTCAGGGCTGCATTGAAACGATCAGATCTTGAAGTCGTCGCCATCAACGATCTTTCAGACACAAAGACCATGGCGCATCTGCTTCAATTTGACTCTGTACATGGCAGGCTCGACGCAACCATCACAACCACTGAAGATACCATGGTCGTCAACGATCGAACCATAAAGGTCTGTTCCCTCAAGGATCCGGGACAAATTCCGTGGAAGGATGCAGGCGTTGACATTGTTCTTGAATGTACGGGCATCTTCCGGGACAGGGAGGGTGCAGGAAAACACCTCAAGGCCGGTGCAGCAAAGGTTATTATCTCAGCCCCAGCGGTTGATCCCGACAGCACCATTGTCATGGGTGTCAACCATGACACCTATGATCCTGAAAAACATGACATCATCTCCAATGCCTCATGCACCACAAACTGCCTTGCCCCGGTTGCAAAAGTTCTCCTGGAGAATTTCGGAATTGTGAGCGGGATGATGACAACCGTTCATGCCTATACAGGAGACCAGCGACTCCTTGACTTTCCCCACAAGGATTTGAGGCGGGCACGTTCCGCAGCGCTCTCCATGATCCCCACCACCACAGGAGCAGCCAAGGCAGTTGCCCTGGTTCTTCCGGAACTCAAGGGAAAACTCAACGGCCTGTCGGTCAGGGTACCCACCCCCAATGTGAGCCTGGTTGACCTTGTAGTGGTCGTTGAAAAGGCGAACGTCACCCGGGAAGAGGTAAACCAGGCCCTTGAAAGAGCGTCAAAGTCCGACCTTGCCGGAATTCTCGATTACTGCGAGCTTCCCCTGGTCTCCATTGACTACAACGGCAGCCCTTTTTCTTCGATTGTCGATGCCATGAGTACGGATGTCATCCAGAATATGGTCAAAATTTACGCCTGGTATGACAATGAATCAGGCTACTCCCACCGACTCATTGACCTTGCAGCCCTGGTGGGAAAATCCCTATAG
- the hemB gene encoding porphobilinogen synthase: MLFPDYRARRLRETPNFRRMIRETTLLVDDLILPLFAVTGKGIKKPIASMPGQFHLSCDMLVKTVKEAHDLGIPAVMLFGLPDKKDSLGTGAYAESGIVQQAIKAVKDAVPDIAVLTDVCLCQYTDHGHCGMIQDGRIDNDSSLDLLARVALSHARAGADMVAPSDMMDGRVGEIRQTLDEEGFSNTPIMSYAVKYASAFYGPFRDAVSSAPKFGDRKTYQMDPGNAIEAIREATMDIEEGADIIMVKPALSYLDIINRLKDEIDLPIAAYSVSGEYAMIKAAEIMGWIDGQKVVMETLLSIKRAGADMILTYSAIEAAKAINSREY; encoded by the coding sequence ATGCTGTTTCCAGATTACAGGGCAAGGCGCCTCAGGGAAACCCCTAACTTCAGACGGATGATCAGGGAGACTACCCTGCTTGTGGATGACCTGATCCTGCCCCTTTTTGCCGTTACCGGCAAGGGGATCAAAAAGCCCATCGCCTCCATGCCCGGTCAGTTTCATCTTTCCTGCGACATGCTGGTCAAAACGGTAAAAGAGGCCCATGACTTAGGTATTCCTGCGGTCATGCTCTTTGGTCTGCCCGACAAAAAAGACAGTCTGGGCACCGGGGCCTATGCTGAATCGGGCATTGTCCAACAGGCCATCAAGGCGGTAAAAGATGCCGTCCCCGATATTGCAGTACTCACGGATGTCTGCCTGTGCCAGTACACCGACCACGGCCATTGCGGCATGATCCAGGACGGCAGGATCGACAATGATTCCTCCCTTGACCTTCTGGCACGGGTGGCCCTTTCCCATGCCCGTGCCGGGGCCGACATGGTAGCTCCCTCCGACATGATGGACGGCCGGGTGGGTGAAATCCGCCAGACCCTTGATGAAGAGGGCTTTTCCAATACCCCCATCATGTCCTATGCCGTGAAATACGCCTCGGCCTTTTACGGACCGTTTCGGGATGCTGTCTCGTCCGCCCCCAAATTCGGGGACCGGAAGACCTACCAGATGGATCCAGGCAACGCCATTGAAGCAATCCGGGAAGCCACCATGGACATTGAAGAGGGTGCCGACATCATCATGGTGAAACCTGCCCTCTCATACCTTGACATCATCAACCGGCTCAAGGATGAAATCGATCTTCCCATTGCCGCCTACAGCGTGAGCGGAGAGTATGCCATGATCAAGGCCGCAGAAATCATGGGATGGATTGACGGACAAAAGGTCGTCATGGAAACGCTTTTGTCCATCAAGCGTGCCGGTGCCGACATGATCCTGACCTACTCGGCCATTGAAGCGGCCAAGGCCATCAACTCAAGGGAATATTAG
- the tpiA gene encoding triose-phosphate isomerase, protein MSRRALIAGNWKMFKTGTEAVTTATRLVELASEVVNTDIMIAPTFLSLPLVSQAVAGSNVKVGAQNLFYENEGAYTGEVSAAMVKAAGADYAIIGHSERRQYFGETDETVCKKIAATLKAGLIPVLCIGETGAQRDGEKTFSVLDKQVSNGLKSFDSDALQPLVIAYEPVWAIGTGKTATPEQVAQVHEYIRKLVNDKFGNTLAMSIRILYGGSVKPGNVSEIMKINDVDGALVGGASLDADTFIKIIRYK, encoded by the coding sequence ATGAGTAGAAGAGCGTTAATCGCCGGCAACTGGAAAATGTTCAAGACCGGCACGGAAGCCGTTACCACGGCTACAAGACTTGTTGAACTTGCATCTGAAGTTGTTAATACTGACATCATGATCGCCCCCACCTTTTTAAGCCTTCCCCTTGTATCCCAGGCGGTGGCAGGATCAAATGTAAAGGTCGGGGCTCAGAATCTGTTTTATGAAAATGAGGGTGCCTACACAGGTGAAGTATCCGCCGCCATGGTAAAGGCAGCCGGTGCCGACTATGCCATCATCGGTCATTCAGAGCGCCGCCAATATTTTGGAGAAACCGATGAAACCGTTTGCAAAAAGATAGCCGCAACCCTCAAGGCCGGCCTTATCCCTGTTCTGTGCATTGGTGAGACCGGGGCACAAAGGGATGGGGAAAAAACCTTTTCCGTGCTTGACAAACAGGTGTCAAATGGGTTAAAAAGCTTTGATTCTGATGCACTCCAGCCCCTTGTTATCGCCTATGAGCCGGTTTGGGCCATCGGAACGGGAAAAACAGCAACTCCGGAGCAAGTGGCCCAGGTACACGAATATATCCGAAAGCTTGTTAACGATAAATTTGGCAACACGCTTGCAATGTCCATCCGTATACTATATGGTGGTTCAGTTAAGCCGGGGAATGTTTCGGAAATAATGAAAATTAACGATGTCGATGGCGCATTGGTTGGCGGAGCCAGCCTTGATGCAGATACGTTCATCAAAATAATAAGGTACAAATAA
- a CDS encoding 6-phosphofructokinase, producing the protein MEHSSRIDIKTLLNHAKTASVIADINREAIERRAFAPKKCQVFSEGFTVLEDQPQYRFSQDREAEKVLADIIDNHVQKIVPGTPEHSTEQERYFKRRNIGIVFSGGPAPGGHNVISGIFDAAKKANPASRVYGFILGPAGILERSYVEITESLVDAYRNMGGFNMIKTGRTKIDLKKKMDLSRATCKALELDALVIVGGDDSNTNAAFLAQELKVDGIQVIGVPKTIDGDIRVSTEDGDVLCSTSFGFHTAARAFAQNISNLCTDASSDIKYWHVCKVMGRVASHLALETALQTHANLTLIGEDLADYVDQERLKAAQERGEIDYTAYGMTLRHLSRLICETIVKRAASGKNYGVMIIPEGVLEFINEIQIFIIKLSTIIAEFNNVHDLDFHASFPNLDARLDYLRRLSRGISDRAASPIWNLRDDELFNDLPAFFQEGLLVERDTHGNFQFSQVKTEKILMDMAMDYLEILREKGIYKVGINRRSYESLMAMDGLDAEGFGRAIFKNYDQDGYLLVKETIISLKTLTQTVMNAGLIDDEKDLPGSVVDLFKKSVPKFSIQTHFYGYDGRGSDPTKFDCNYTYNLGLTAFSLIANGATGQMAVIKNLEHKFCKWEPLGIPISSLMHLEERKGKLALVIEKSIVDVESNAFRVVKALREKWLAAEPGDDCYRRPGPVRFTGSSEEDRPITLMLNSIH; encoded by the coding sequence ATGGAACATTCATCCAGGATTGATATTAAGACGCTTCTGAACCATGCAAAAACCGCAAGTGTCATCGCCGATATAAATCGAGAGGCCATAGAACGGCGGGCCTTTGCACCCAAAAAATGCCAGGTCTTTTCAGAAGGATTTACCGTGCTTGAAGACCAGCCCCAGTATCGCTTCTCCCAGGACAGGGAGGCGGAAAAGGTGCTTGCCGACATCATTGATAATCATGTTCAAAAGATTGTCCCAGGCACTCCGGAACATTCAACGGAACAGGAACGCTACTTTAAACGCAGAAATATCGGTATTGTTTTTTCAGGCGGCCCCGCCCCTGGCGGGCATAATGTTATTTCCGGGATCTTTGACGCAGCGAAAAAGGCAAATCCCGCATCCAGGGTCTATGGGTTTATCCTGGGGCCGGCCGGAATTCTTGAACGTTCCTATGTTGAAATCACCGAAAGCCTGGTAGACGCCTACCGGAATATGGGCGGTTTTAACATGATCAAGACGGGTCGTACAAAGATCGATCTTAAAAAGAAAATGGATCTCTCCCGGGCCACCTGCAAGGCCCTTGAACTTGATGCCCTGGTCATTGTGGGAGGTGATGATTCCAACACCAATGCCGCCTTCCTTGCCCAGGAACTCAAGGTCGACGGCATTCAGGTCATCGGCGTCCCAAAGACCATTGACGGTGACATCCGAGTTTCGACTGAAGATGGTGACGTTCTTTGCTCCACCTCATTCGGGTTTCACACGGCGGCAAGGGCATTTGCCCAGAATATCAGCAATCTGTGCACGGATGCGTCAAGCGACATCAAGTACTGGCATGTGTGCAAGGTGATGGGGCGGGTGGCAAGTCATCTGGCCCTGGAGACAGCCCTACAGACCCATGCCAACCTCACCCTTATCGGTGAGGACCTTGCCGACTATGTGGACCAGGAGCGGCTTAAGGCTGCCCAGGAACGGGGTGAAATTGATTATACGGCATATGGCATGACCCTTCGCCATCTTTCCCGACTCATTTGTGAAACCATAGTAAAGCGGGCCGCCAGCGGTAAAAATTACGGGGTGATGATTATCCCTGAAGGGGTTCTTGAGTTCATTAACGAGATACAGATTTTCATTATCAAGCTCAGTACCATCATTGCCGAGTTTAACAATGTCCATGACCTTGACTTTCACGCCTCGTTTCCCAACCTGGATGCAAGGCTTGACTATTTGAGAAGGCTGTCAAGGGGGATCAGCGACAGGGCTGCGTCCCCGATCTGGAATCTGAGGGATGACGAACTGTTCAACGACCTTCCCGCTTTTTTCCAGGAGGGATTGCTGGTTGAGAGGGATACCCACGGCAACTTTCAGTTTTCCCAGGTAAAGACCGAAAAGATACTCATGGACATGGCCATGGATTACCTTGAAATTTTAAGGGAAAAGGGCATTTACAAGGTGGGGATAAACCGGCGTTCCTATGAATCTTTAATGGCGATGGATGGGCTGGATGCCGAAGGCTTTGGCCGGGCCATATTTAAAAATTATGACCAGGACGGCTATCTCCTGGTCAAGGAGACAATCATCTCCCTTAAGACCCTGACCCAGACGGTGATGAACGCAGGTTTGATCGATGATGAAAAGGATTTACCCGGGAGTGTGGTGGATCTTTTTAAGAAGTCAGTTCCCAAGTTCAGCATCCAGACCCACTTTTACGGGTATGACGGCCGGGGAAGTGATCCCACCAAGTTTGACTGTAACTACACCTACAACCTTGGTCTGACGGCCTTCAGTCTCATTGCCAACGGGGCAACCGGTCAGATGGCGGTTATCAAAAACCTTGAGCACAAGTTCTGTAAATGGGAACCCCTGGGCATCCCCATCTCAAGCCTCATGCACCTTGAGGAGAGAAAGGGAAAGCTTGCCCTGGTTATTGAGAAGAGCATTGTGGATGTGGAGTCCAACGCCTTCAGGGTGGTCAAAGCGCTCAGGGAGAAGTGGCTTGCTGCAGAACCCGGGGACGACTGCTATCGTCGTCCCGGACCCGTCAGGTTCACCGGCAGCAGTGAAGAGGATCGACCCATCACCCTGATGCTCAACTCCATCCATTAA
- the ahbC gene encoding 12,18-didecarboxysiroheme deacetylase produces MIGISKSSCVTVGPSVTLRDSRDSGTLPSHLFQFSLDKKPVIVCNITRRSKLRCVYSFAQSEDLSYENELEQKESLAMIDDLAAFGVPVILFSGGEPLVHPRLAEYAEYAVSKGMRAVISTNGTLITKEKAKTLKEIGLSYVGISLDGLEATHDLFRGMKGAYQKALTGIRNCQEAGIKVGLRFTINKRNVTEIPGIFDLLERMNIPRACFYHLVYSGRGSSIANEDLSHEETRKALDLIMALTKDLHDRNHPKEILTVDNHADGPYLYLKLLKEDPERAAEVLELLQKNEGNNSGRGFGCISWDGEVYPDQFSRDKSLGNIRKRPFSEIWMDETNEYLMKLKKKKLYVKGRCADCRWLDICAGNFRARAESIAGDPWDTDPACFLTDQEIKKED; encoded by the coding sequence ATGATCGGAATTTCTAAGAGCTCTTGTGTGACCGTGGGACCATCTGTGACATTGCGTGATTCCCGCGACTCAGGCACCCTGCCCTCGCACCTGTTTCAGTTCTCTCTAGATAAAAAACCCGTGATCGTGTGTAACATAACAAGGCGATCTAAGCTGCGCTGTGTATACTCCTTTGCACAGTCAGAAGATCTTTCCTACGAAAACGAACTTGAACAGAAAGAGAGCCTTGCCATGATCGATGACCTGGCAGCCTTTGGCGTGCCTGTCATCCTGTTTTCAGGCGGCGAACCCCTGGTTCACCCAAGGCTTGCCGAGTATGCAGAATATGCGGTAAGCAAGGGAATGCGGGCCGTCATCTCCACCAACGGTACCCTGATCACCAAGGAAAAGGCCAAGACGCTCAAGGAAATCGGCCTTTCCTACGTGGGTATCAGCCTGGATGGACTGGAAGCGACCCACGACCTTTTCCGGGGCATGAAAGGGGCATACCAGAAGGCGCTTACCGGCATACGAAACTGCCAGGAAGCTGGCATCAAGGTAGGACTAAGGTTCACCATCAACAAGCGCAATGTCACTGAGATCCCGGGCATCTTTGACCTGCTTGAACGAATGAACATCCCCAGGGCCTGCTTTTACCACCTGGTCTACTCGGGCAGGGGATCAAGCATTGCCAACGAAGACCTCTCCCACGAGGAGACAAGGAAAGCCCTTGATCTTATCATGGCCCTCACAAAAGACCTCCATGACCGGAACCATCCCAAGGAGATTCTCACTGTTGATAACCATGCAGACGGTCCCTATCTCTATTTAAAACTCCTAAAGGAAGATCCTGAACGGGCAGCCGAGGTTCTGGAATTGCTTCAGAAGAACGAGGGCAACAATTCAGGCCGCGGTTTTGGCTGCATCTCCTGGGACGGCGAGGTCTATCCGGACCAGTTCTCAAGGGACAAGAGCCTTGGCAACATCAGGAAACGGCCATTTTCTGAGATCTGGATGGACGAGACCAACGAATACCTCATGAAGCTCAAGAAGAAAAAACTTTACGTTAAGGGCCGCTGCGCAGACTGCCGCTGGCTTGACATCTGCGCAGGAAATTTCAGGGCCAGGGCTGAATCCATTGCCGGCGATCCCTGGGACACAGATCCCGCCTGTTTTTTAACCGACCAGGAAATCAAAAAGGAGGATTGA
- the secG gene encoding preprotein translocase subunit SecG, producing MTTLIIIAHVIACILLILIVLLQTGKGADMGASFGGASSQALFGGAGPATFLSKITTGVAVIFMLTSLTLAYMSSHKPETSIMPDIKIPIEQPATTDSK from the coding sequence ATGACAACCCTGATTATAATTGCACATGTAATTGCCTGCATCCTTTTAATTCTCATCGTTCTGCTCCAGACAGGAAAAGGTGCAGACATGGGCGCTTCATTTGGTGGTGCATCCAGCCAGGCTCTGTTCGGTGGCGCAGGACCGGCTACATTCCTGAGCAAAATAACAACCGGGGTTGCCGTGATTTTCATGCTCACCTCACTGACCCTTGCTTATATGTCAAGTCATAAACCTGAGACATCCATTATGCCTGACATAAAAATACCGATTGAGCAGCCTGCAACGACTGACAGCAAATAG
- the ahbD gene encoding heme b synthase, producing MHPEKQVLTNKHSHILRLVAWETTRRCNLSCVHCRAAAEDHDYPDELDTTASFKLLDQIREVGEPIIILTGGEPLLRPDIFDIAAYGTSIGLRMVMAPNGTLITRENALKMKASGIKRISISIDGATKESHDRFRGVEGAYDGALNGIARAKEAGIDFQINTVITQTNLKEIPSILALAESLGAVAHHIFLLVPTGRGKYIVDQEINAQEYEKTLNWFYDQREKTSLQLKATCAPHYYRILRQRAKEEGKKVNFDTHGLDAVTRGCLAGTGFCFISHVGRVQTCGFLDVTCGDIKKTHFKEVWENSEVFNRLRNIDNYEGKCGVCEYTRVCGGCRARAYEATGNYMAEEPLCTYQPGKR from the coding sequence ATGCATCCTGAAAAACAAGTTTTGACCAACAAGCATTCCCACATCCTTCGGCTTGTGGCATGGGAAACAACCAGACGGTGCAACCTCTCCTGCGTCCACTGCCGTGCTGCTGCCGAGGATCACGACTACCCGGATGAACTCGACACAACGGCGTCGTTTAAGCTTCTTGACCAGATCCGGGAGGTGGGTGAACCCATCATTATACTCACCGGAGGCGAACCCCTTCTCCGGCCGGATATCTTTGATATTGCCGCCTACGGCACATCCATTGGACTCAGAATGGTCATGGCACCCAACGGCACCCTGATCACCCGGGAAAATGCACTGAAGATGAAAGCATCGGGCATTAAACGGATCAGCATCAGCATTGACGGTGCAACCAAGGAAAGCCACGACCGCTTCAGGGGCGTTGAAGGAGCCTATGATGGCGCCCTCAACGGTATTGCCCGTGCCAAAGAGGCGGGGATTGATTTTCAGATTAATACGGTCATCACCCAGACTAACCTCAAGGAGATTCCCAGCATTCTTGCCCTGGCAGAATCCCTTGGCGCAGTTGCCCACCACATTTTTCTTCTGGTTCCAACGGGACGGGGAAAATACATCGTGGACCAGGAAATCAATGCCCAGGAGTATGAAAAAACCCTGAACTGGTTTTATGACCAGCGGGAAAAAACTTCCCTTCAGCTCAAGGCCACCTGTGCACCCCACTATTACCGGATCCTGAGACAGCGGGCCAAGGAAGAGGGAAAAAAGGTAAACTTTGATACCCACGGACTCGATGCCGTAACCCGGGGATGCCTTGCCGGTACAGGCTTCTGTTTCATCTCCCACGTTGGAAGGGTTCAGACCTGCGGATTCCTTGATGTAACCTGCGGAGACATCAAAAAGACCCATTTTAAAGAGGTGTGGGAAAACTCAGAGGTGTTTAATCGGCTTCGAAATATTGACAACTACGAGGGCAAATGCGGGGTGTGCGAGTATACCCGGGTGTGCGGTGGCTGCAGGGCCCGTGCCTATGAGGCAACGGGCAACTACATGGCCGAAGAACCGCTATGCACCTATCAGCCGGGCAAGCGATAG
- a CDS encoding AAA family ATPase, with product MNEKNENIPDPKRIEKELGEFLNKKFGGTVKILSPSLATNEAPITGKGTSSGRKKLVNFNIKPQELIAYLDQYIVKQKRAKSVLATKICTHFNRVKHLETTKHSDVRITGSIKSNILMLGPTGVGKTYIVKLIAKRIGVPFVKADATKFSETGYVGGDVDDLVRDLVKEADDDIELAECGIIYLDEIDKIAASSNLRGADISRTGVQRALLKPMEETDVDLKVPHDPVSMMQELESFQRTGKRSERRVNTSNILFIMSGAFSDLNEIVSRRVTHHAMGFGSSLAKAKTNSDILKQVTAEDLVEFGFESEFIGRLPVRCVLDTLSKDDLFTILTMPNNPVILGKRLDFAAYGIDIVFTPEALDILAQRAFEENTGARGLVSVVENALLEFEEKLPSSTIKRFVVTPGVITDPRAELALILADENRDQLELAFLEAIQETRQALSNHILNNWKSLSLHHGLTLSKERSDLVAQYYCTHVTELGTAIQSIKTYYESIKKVEVDFYHKHDINIVFEEDAIDSLIEQFIKYEITSDDLMAKIYNDFYDGLNLIREKSGTNRFFIPRKALLDQEAFLAELIRKIIS from the coding sequence ATGAACGAAAAAAATGAAAACATACCTGACCCCAAACGTATAGAAAAAGAGCTTGGCGAGTTTCTCAACAAGAAGTTCGGCGGTACTGTAAAAATCCTCTCCCCCTCCCTGGCCACAAACGAGGCACCCATTACAGGAAAGGGGACATCTTCAGGTAGAAAAAAACTTGTCAATTTCAACATCAAGCCCCAGGAACTGATTGCCTATCTGGACCAGTATATTGTGAAACAGAAAAGGGCAAAATCAGTTCTTGCAACCAAGATCTGCACCCACTTCAACCGGGTCAAACACCTCGAAACAACCAAACATTCAGACGTCAGGATAACGGGAAGCATCAAATCCAACATACTCATGCTCGGTCCCACGGGCGTTGGCAAAACCTATATTGTAAAACTTATTGCAAAACGCATTGGCGTTCCCTTTGTCAAGGCCGATGCCACTAAATTTTCTGAAACCGGTTATGTGGGCGGTGATGTGGATGATCTTGTCCGGGATCTTGTGAAGGAGGCGGACGATGATATTGAACTTGCCGAATGCGGCATCATCTATCTGGACGAAATTGATAAAATTGCCGCAAGCAGCAATCTCAGGGGTGCTGACATCTCCAGAACCGGGGTTCAGCGGGCACTTTTAAAGCCCATGGAAGAAACAGATGTGGACCTCAAGGTTCCCCATGACCCGGTGTCCATGATGCAGGAGCTTGAAAGCTTCCAGCGAACGGGCAAAAGAAGCGAGCGAAGGGTAAACACATCCAACATCCTCTTTATCATGAGCGGGGCCTTTTCCGATCTCAATGAAATTGTCTCAAGACGGGTAACCCACCACGCCATGGGATTTGGTTCATCCCTTGCCAAGGCAAAAACGAACAGTGACATTTTAAAGCAGGTCACGGCTGAAGATCTGGTCGAGTTCGGGTTTGAATCTGAATTTATTGGCAGACTTCCTGTGCGGTGCGTCCTTGACACCCTTTCCAAAGACGACCTTTTTACCATCCTGACCATGCCCAACAATCCTGTCATACTTGGGAAAAGGCTTGATTTTGCTGCCTACGGCATTGACATCGTGTTTACACCCGAAGCCCTGGACATCCTTGCCCAAAGGGCTTTCGAGGAGAACACCGGTGCCAGGGGGCTTGTAAGCGTTGTTGAGAACGCCCTTCTTGAATTTGAAGAAAAGCTTCCTTCTTCAACAATTAAAAGATTTGTGGTAACACCAGGGGTAATCACAGACCCAAGGGCTGAACTTGCCCTTATTCTGGCCGATGAAAACCGTGACCAGCTGGAACTGGCCTTTCTTGAGGCAATCCAGGAAACAAGGCAGGCCCTGTCCAACCATATTCTTAACAACTGGAAAAGTCTCTCCCTTCACCACGGTCTTACCCTGTCTAAGGAGAGAAGTGATCTTGTGGCCCAGTACTACTGCACCCATGTCACTGAACTTGGAACAGCCATCCAATCCATTAAAACCTATTATGAGTCCATCAAAAAGGTGGAGGTGGATTTCTACCACAAGCATGACATCAACATCGTGTTTGAAGAGGATGCCATTGACTCGCTCATTGAACAGTTCATCAAGTACGAGATTACCTCTGATGACCTCATGGCTAAAATTTACAACGATTTTTACGACGGTCTAAATCTGATCCGGGAAAAATCCGGAACAAATCGGTTCTTTATTCCAAGAAAAGCCCTTCTGGACCAAGAGGCGTTTCTTGCTGAACTTATCAGGAAAATAATATCATGA
- a CDS encoding PTS sugar transporter subunit IIA yields the protein MTGILIVTHSTLGEALIETAQLILDTQIEKISFVSIDIREPADALIKKIKTGIKTVNDGKGVIIFTDMFGGTPSNLSYSFLEEGAVEVISGVNLPILLKAISVRDKQELSAAAAAIVAQGKKSISLASGILKGSKRA from the coding sequence ATGACAGGAATTTTAATCGTCACCCACTCAACACTTGGAGAAGCATTAATTGAAACCGCTCAATTAATCCTGGATACACAAATAGAAAAAATCAGCTTTGTTTCCATTGACATCAGGGAACCTGCCGACGCATTGATCAAAAAGATCAAAACCGGCATCAAAACCGTCAATGATGGAAAAGGGGTGATCATTTTCACCGACATGTTTGGTGGAACCCCATCCAATCTGAGTTACTCGTTTTTAGAAGAAGGGGCCGTTGAAGTGATCTCAGGGGTCAACCTTCCAATTCTGCTCAAGGCAATTTCAGTAAGGGATAAACAGGAACTTTCAGCGGCAGCAGCGGCCATTGTGGCCCAGGGGAAAAAAAGTATTTCCCTTGCAAGCGGAATTTTAAAAGGAAGCAAACGTGCATGA